One window from the genome of Salvelinus fontinalis isolate EN_2023a chromosome 3, ASM2944872v1, whole genome shotgun sequence encodes:
- the LOC129849236 gene encoding nuclear ubiquitous casein and cyclin-dependent kinase substrate 1-like isoform X1 produces MSRPVRNKKVVNYSQFQESDDADEEYGKNSDKPKKPRAAPREVKRKRSKNSQEDSEDSDEKLSKSKNDSADDFGSDEDNDFGEEDDEDGGSDYEAKQGKKGKTAKVAKPTKRTPKRKRPADDSDEEVSRKVRTVRQAATKAVSKQREILLGDGGSEDEEREDKEEAFADPDESGSDEDFMVEDDDDSDYGRSKNKRSSKKVIKRSRPERKEKKSPKPRLKATVTPSPMKGKGKGRPSAAKAPGKSSPKEEEEEEPESPLEEEEEEEEVVVKKDSSPSPKKTKEAPGKEKEKEKKEKEDEEEEEEEEEDGSEEDVPSGED; encoded by the exons GAACAAGAAGGTGGTGAATTACTCACAATTCCAGGAATCTGATGACGCAG ATGAGGAGTATGGGAAGAACTCAGACAAGCCTAAGAAGCCTCGTGCGGCTCCTCGCGAGGTGAAGCGCAAGCGGTCAAAGAACTCGCAGGAGGACAG TGAGGATTCTGATGAAAAACTCTCCAAATCCAAAAATGATTCAGCAG ATGACTTTGGCAGTGATGAAGACAATGACTTTGGAGAGGAAGATGACGAGGATGGAGGGAGCGACTACGAAGCTAAACAAGGCAAAAAGGGAAAGACAGCCAAGGTGGCAAAGCCCACTAAGAGGACACCCAAGAGAAAACGACCCGCAG ATGACAGTGATGAGGAGGTGAGTCGTAAGGTGCGTACGGTGCGCCAGGCTGCCACCAAGGCTGTGTCTAAACAGAGAGAGATCTTGCTGGGAGACGGAGGCAGTGAGGACGAGGAACGCGAAGACAAGGAGGAGGCCTTCGCAGACC CTGATGAGTCGGGCAGTGATGAAGACTTCAtggttgaggatgatgatgatagtgactATGGTCGCTCCAAGAACAAGAGGAGCAGCAAGAAGGTGATCAAACGGAGCCGGCCAGAAAGGAAGGAAAAGAAATCCCCCAAACCACGACTAAAGGCCACTG tgaCCCCCAGCCCAATGAAAGGAAAGGGTAAAGGTCGCCCCAGTGCTGCCAAGGCCCCGGGGAAGAGCTCGccaaaagaggaggaagaggaggagccagagagccctctggaggaagaggaggaggaggaggaggtggtggtgaagAAAGACTCCTCTCCCAGTCCCAAGAAAACGAAGGAGGCACccgggaaggagaaggagaaggagaagaaggaaaaggaagatgaggaggaggaggaggaggaagaggaggacggaTCGGAAGAGGATGTGCCCTCTGGGGAAGACTAG
- the LOC129849236 gene encoding nuclear ubiquitous casein and cyclin-dependent kinase substrate 1-like isoform X2, whose translation MSRPVRNKKVVNYSQFQESDDADEEYGKNSDKPKKPRAAPREVKRKRSKNSQEDSEDSDEKLSKSKNDSADDFGSDEDNDFGEEDDEDGGSDYEAKQGKKGKTAKVAKPTKRTPKRKRPADDSDEEVSRKVRTVRQAATKAVSKQREILLGDGGSEDEEREDKEEAFADLTPSPMKGKGKGRPSAAKAPGKSSPKEEEEEEPESPLEEEEEEEEVVVKKDSSPSPKKTKEAPGKEKEKEKKEKEDEEEEEEEEEDGSEEDVPSGED comes from the exons GAACAAGAAGGTGGTGAATTACTCACAATTCCAGGAATCTGATGACGCAG ATGAGGAGTATGGGAAGAACTCAGACAAGCCTAAGAAGCCTCGTGCGGCTCCTCGCGAGGTGAAGCGCAAGCGGTCAAAGAACTCGCAGGAGGACAG TGAGGATTCTGATGAAAAACTCTCCAAATCCAAAAATGATTCAGCAG ATGACTTTGGCAGTGATGAAGACAATGACTTTGGAGAGGAAGATGACGAGGATGGAGGGAGCGACTACGAAGCTAAACAAGGCAAAAAGGGAAAGACAGCCAAGGTGGCAAAGCCCACTAAGAGGACACCCAAGAGAAAACGACCCGCAG ATGACAGTGATGAGGAGGTGAGTCGTAAGGTGCGTACGGTGCGCCAGGCTGCCACCAAGGCTGTGTCTAAACAGAGAGAGATCTTGCTGGGAGACGGAGGCAGTGAGGACGAGGAACGCGAAGACAAGGAGGAGGCCTTCGCAGACC tgaCCCCCAGCCCAATGAAAGGAAAGGGTAAAGGTCGCCCCAGTGCTGCCAAGGCCCCGGGGAAGAGCTCGccaaaagaggaggaagaggaggagccagagagccctctggaggaagaggaggaggaggaggaggtggtggtgaagAAAGACTCCTCTCCCAGTCCCAAGAAAACGAAGGAGGCACccgggaaggagaaggagaaggagaagaaggaaaaggaagatgaggaggaggaggaggaggaagaggaggacggaTCGGAAGAGGATGTGCCCTCTGGGGAAGACTAG